A window of the Oscillospiraceae bacterium genome harbors these coding sequences:
- the cas1c gene encoding type I-C CRISPR-associated endonuclease Cas1c, which produces MKRLLNTLFVLSEDSYLALENENIVIWGEEGKRGQFPLLGLESVFSFSYKGASPALLGACTKRGIGFTFLTPNGRFLARACGAAQGNVLLRKTQYRISDDPNQSCFAARCFIFGKLYNSRWCLERTVRDHGLRVNVEALKRSASFLSATAAEALKETNLDTLRGWEGQAATEYFRVFNEMILNQKKDFFFTVRSRRPPLDCVNAMLSFGYSLLASDCAAALESVGLDSYVGFLHRDRPGRESLALDLMEELRSVFVDRFVITLINTKQILPKQFDKMEDGAVLLNDVGRKTFLNVWQTRKREQITHPYLQEKMQWGLVPYVQALLLARWLRGDLDAYPPFLWK; this is translated from the coding sequence ATGAAACGACTGCTTAATACCTTGTTTGTCCTCAGTGAAGACAGCTATTTAGCGCTGGAAAATGAAAATATCGTTATTTGGGGGGAAGAGGGAAAGCGGGGACAGTTTCCGCTGCTCGGCTTAGAGAGCGTTTTCAGCTTTTCCTATAAAGGAGCCAGCCCGGCCCTGCTGGGTGCCTGCACAAAGCGTGGAATTGGATTTACTTTTCTTACGCCAAACGGCCGCTTCTTAGCGCGTGCCTGCGGTGCTGCACAGGGGAATGTACTGCTGCGCAAAACACAGTACCGCATTTCAGATGACCCCAACCAAAGCTGTTTCGCGGCGCGCTGCTTCATTTTTGGCAAACTCTATAACAGCCGCTGGTGCTTGGAAAGGACAGTGCGGGATCATGGCCTGCGAGTCAATGTGGAGGCGCTGAAACGCTCTGCGTCCTTTTTGTCAGCAACAGCTGCAGAGGCACTGAAAGAAACCAATTTGGATACTTTGCGCGGTTGGGAGGGACAGGCGGCAACCGAATACTTCCGTGTATTTAATGAGATGATTCTCAATCAAAAAAAGGACTTCTTCTTTACAGTTCGTTCACGCCGCCCGCCGCTTGACTGCGTCAATGCAATGCTTTCTTTTGGGTACAGCCTGCTTGCCAGTGACTGTGCAGCCGCACTCGAAAGCGTTGGCCTAGATTCGTATGTTGGCTTTCTTCACCGAGATCGGCCCGGTAGGGAATCTTTAGCACTGGACTTGATGGAAGAACTGCGCAGCGTTTTTGTAGACAGATTTGTCATTACACTGATTAATACAAAACAGATTTTGCCTAAGCAATTTGACAAAATGGAAGATGGTGCCGTGCTTTTGAATGATGTCGGGCGAAAGACGTTTCTCAATGTTTGGCAGACTCGAAAGCGTGAGCAAATTACACATCCGTATTTGCAGGAAAAGATGCAGTGGGGCTTGGTACCATATGTACAAGCATTGCTTTTAGCACGCTGGCTGCGCGGAGATTTGGACGCTTATCCGCCTTTTTTATGGAAATGA